In a genomic window of Desulfovibrio sp. JC022:
- the polA gene encoding DNA polymerase I — protein sequence MALRDKLNFDDDPLYLIDGSAFFYRGFHAYPDLKRSDGVPTNALFFVLRTLLKVIKEEKPKYLVFMLDGKGKNFRHELYDQYKAQRPPMPDDLRSQIEPLKEALNVLGVPLIVSEGEEADDCIASLAARYKSERPVVILGADKDLKQCLDENVFMWDPAGKKEKITSLADFREDTKMEPEQWADFQALVGDSADNIPGVPGVGKVTATKIMAEFPTLEEIRDNYDKLKPAIQKKMKDELENIFVYRQLTRMRLDSCANCDIAQCTLRDVDADRAAEFMSTYEFRSLVRDVKALFNASGAPAPAGSSKKGASGQASLFGEEASAPAAKSKKSASGGGQFSLFGEDTPAPAAPENRIELQKVTSGAELPDFTDKEVGLVREGNIFFIGLDGQEWMCKVTAEELAGGLQSAKTIVVADVKSFLRADEAWSEIQLSRWFDLSLAAYLLNPEERNYGWDRMRAMLFAGDELPDAVDEVHPDAQGLAALALMHVLGPRVKSAGLDELTANLEIPLIPVLAEMEKAGITIDLAAFADFLTEVSERINELTRTIHDRAGEPFNIRSSQQMATVLFDTLGLKPGGKTPKGALSTANSVLEKLSGQHEIITDILEYRKMEKLRSTYLEPMPKLVNSDGRIHTNFNQLATATGRLSSSGPNLQNIPIRGDQGKRMRACFTAGQGLRLAAADYSQVELRVLAHFSGDPALVSAFEQDEDIHSRTAALLFDRDPADVTSDERRNAKTINFGLIYGMGPQKLSRELGIKINEAKEFIARYFEKLDVLKDFYDSVVEQGREKGYVTTLSGRRRLLPELHSTSQQVLSQARRQAINTVIQGSAADIIKMAMIKVADNAEIKHLGGRLILQIHDELLVEGPEENIEEIGKLLQNDMQTVTSLTVPLKVDLGLGRNWAQAH from the coding sequence ATGGCACTTAGAGATAAATTGAATTTTGACGACGATCCCCTGTACCTGATTGACGGTTCAGCCTTTTTCTACCGTGGTTTTCATGCTTACCCGGACCTTAAGCGTTCTGACGGAGTGCCTACCAATGCTTTGTTTTTTGTGTTGCGTACTTTACTTAAGGTTATAAAAGAGGAAAAACCCAAATATCTGGTTTTTATGCTCGACGGAAAAGGCAAGAACTTTCGCCATGAGCTTTATGACCAGTACAAGGCCCAGCGTCCGCCCATGCCGGATGACCTACGCTCCCAGATAGAGCCGCTCAAGGAAGCCCTTAACGTTCTTGGTGTGCCGCTTATCGTATCCGAAGGCGAAGAGGCTGACGATTGCATTGCCTCCCTTGCTGCTCGTTACAAGTCCGAACGTCCGGTGGTTATTCTCGGTGCGGATAAGGACCTTAAGCAGTGCCTTGATGAAAATGTTTTCATGTGGGATCCGGCCGGGAAGAAGGAAAAGATCACTTCCCTTGCTGATTTTCGTGAAGATACCAAGATGGAGCCGGAACAGTGGGCTGATTTTCAGGCATTGGTTGGTGACTCAGCGGATAACATTCCCGGTGTTCCGGGCGTTGGTAAGGTGACCGCCACTAAGATTATGGCTGAGTTTCCCACTCTTGAAGAAATTCGCGATAATTATGACAAGCTTAAGCCAGCCATTCAGAAGAAGATGAAGGATGAGCTGGAAAATATTTTTGTTTACCGCCAACTGACCCGCATGCGTCTGGATAGCTGTGCTAATTGTGATATTGCCCAGTGCACACTGCGTGATGTTGATGCGGATCGTGCAGCAGAATTTATGTCCACCTACGAATTTCGTTCGCTGGTGCGTGACGTGAAGGCTTTGTTTAACGCTTCCGGTGCTCCGGCTCCTGCTGGCAGTTCTAAGAAAGGGGCTTCCGGTCAGGCTTCCCTGTTCGGTGAGGAAGCTTCTGCTCCTGCTGCCAAGTCCAAGAAATCAGCATCCGGTGGCGGACAGTTTTCCCTGTTCGGCGAAGATACCCCGGCTCCGGCGGCTCCAGAGAATCGGATTGAACTTCAGAAAGTTACTTCTGGTGCTGAATTGCCTGATTTCACCGATAAAGAAGTCGGTCTGGTTCGCGAAGGCAATATCTTTTTTATCGGTCTGGATGGTCAGGAGTGGATGTGCAAGGTCACAGCTGAGGAGCTTGCCGGTGGACTGCAATCAGCAAAGACTATTGTTGTTGCTGATGTGAAATCCTTTCTGCGTGCTGACGAGGCCTGGTCTGAAATTCAGCTTTCCCGCTGGTTTGATTTAAGCCTTGCCGCCTATCTGCTTAACCCTGAAGAACGCAATTACGGCTGGGACCGTATGCGGGCTATGCTTTTTGCCGGGGACGAACTGCCTGACGCAGTGGATGAAGTCCATCCTGATGCACAGGGGCTGGCTGCACTGGCTCTCATGCATGTGCTTGGGCCGCGTGTAAAATCCGCAGGGCTTGATGAACTTACCGCAAATCTTGAAATACCGTTGATCCCCGTGCTTGCGGAGATGGAAAAGGCCGGGATCACTATTGATCTTGCTGCATTTGCAGATTTTCTTACTGAGGTTAGCGAACGTATTAACGAGCTTACCCGGACTATTCATGATCGGGCCGGGGAGCCGTTTAATATCCGTTCCAGTCAGCAGATGGCGACAGTGCTTTTCGATACCCTCGGTCTCAAACCCGGTGGCAAAACTCCCAAGGGCGCGCTTTCAACCGCCAACTCTGTGCTTGAAAAGCTTTCCGGGCAGCATGAAATCATCACCGATATTCTTGAATACCGGAAGATGGAGAAACTGCGCTCCACCTATCTTGAACCTATGCCCAAGCTGGTTAATTCCGACGGGCGGATTCATACAAATTTCAATCAGCTGGCAACAGCAACCGGGCGTCTTTCCAGTTCCGGTCCCAACTTGCAGAACATCCCCATTCGTGGCGATCAGGGCAAGCGCATGCGGGCCTGTTTTACTGCCGGGCAAGGCTTGCGCTTAGCGGCAGCGGATTACTCGCAGGTAGAGCTGCGTGTGCTGGCTCATTTTTCCGGGGACCCGGCCCTTGTCTCTGCATTTGAGCAGGACGAGGATATCCACTCCCGCACAGCTGCTCTGCTTTTTGACCGTGACCCGGCGGATGTGACCTCTGATGAGAGGCGTAATGCCAAGACGATCAATTTCGGTCTGATTTACGGCATGGGACCGCAGAAGCTTTCCCGTGAACTTGGCATTAAGATTAACGAGGCCAAGGAATTTATTGCCAGATATTTTGAAAAGCTGGATGTACTCAAAGATTTTTATGATTCCGTGGTGGAGCAGGGGCGCGAAAAAGGTTATGTCACCACCCTTTCCGGGCGTAGACGTCTTTTGCCTGAGTTGCATTCCACCAGTCAGCAGGTACTTTCACAGGCCCGCAGGCAGGCTATCAACACTGTAATTCAGGGCAGTGCTGCCGACATCATCAAAATGGCTATGATCAAAGTAGCTGATAATGCAGAAATCAAACATCTTGGCGGCAGGTTGATCCTGCAAATTCATGATGAACTTTTAGTGGAAGGCCCGGAAGAGAATATCGAAGAAATAGGTAAGCTCCTGCAAAATGATATGCAGACCGTAACTAGTTTAACTGTGCCGCTCAAAGTAGATCTCGGTTTAGGGCGCAACTGGGCTCAGGCGCATTAA
- a CDS encoding bifunctional oligoribonuclease/PAP phosphatase NrnA produces MAYFKQLEDQLQDLLALCNKEERWLVVVNADPDSLASAMAFKRIIGRRVAEVGIAHINEVKRLDNLAMMHYLRIPAQRMIPTLVAQYDRFAILDSQPHHHPDFEGLKFSVIIDHHPLPEEPYPHAEYVDIRPKYAANCTMMTEYLYNLNIRPAKLLATALLYGIKTDTQSFERPFIDDDVKAFRYLTKYADMDLIKRITRSEIHPDWLRYFSRAFYNLRRIGPGLFSHIGKVENPDTLVILADFLMRVHGVSWDVVSGIYEDTLVVIFRGDGMRKDMGKMAAKLFNEIGSAGGHKAAARAEIKLEALEDADPESFVLKKLTKGKKIVKRI; encoded by the coding sequence ATGGCTTATTTTAAACAGCTTGAAGATCAGCTTCAGGATTTGCTCGCCCTTTGTAATAAGGAAGAGCGCTGGCTTGTGGTGGTCAATGCCGACCCGGATTCCCTTGCTTCGGCAATGGCCTTTAAACGCATAATCGGACGCAGGGTCGCTGAGGTGGGGATTGCCCACATCAACGAGGTCAAGCGTCTTGATAACCTTGCCATGATGCATTACCTGCGTATTCCGGCCCAGAGGATGATTCCTACCCTTGTGGCTCAATATGACAGGTTCGCGATTCTGGATTCCCAACCGCATCATCATCCCGATTTTGAGGGATTGAAATTTTCCGTGATTATCGATCATCATCCCCTGCCGGAGGAGCCATACCCCCATGCGGAGTATGTGGACATCCGTCCAAAATATGCTGCCAACTGCACCATGATGACCGAATATCTTTACAACCTGAATATCCGTCCGGCCAAACTGCTGGCTACCGCACTTCTGTACGGTATCAAAACCGATACCCAGAGCTTTGAGCGTCCCTTTATTGACGATGACGTCAAGGCATTCAGATACTTGACTAAATATGCGGATATGGATCTCATCAAGCGCATCACCCGCAGTGAAATACATCCTGACTGGCTGCGCTATTTTTCCCGCGCTTTCTACAATCTGCGCCGCATCGGGCCCGGTCTTTTTTCCCATATCGGTAAGGTGGAGAATCCGGATACACTGGTCATCCTCGCTGATTTCCTCATGCGTGTGCACGGGGTCTCATGGGACGTTGTTTCCGGTATCTATGAAGATACTCTTGTAGTCATTTTCCGTGGTGACGGCATGCGCAAGGATATGGGCAAGATGGCAGCCAAGCTTTTCAATGAGATCGGTTCCGCAGGCGGGCACAAAGCTGCTGCACGGGCTGAGATCAAGCTGGAAGCCCTTGAAGACGCCGATCCTGAATCCTTTGTGCTTAAGAAACTGACCAAGGGCAAAAAAATCGTAAAGCGCATCTGA
- a CDS encoding bifunctional adenosylcobinamide kinase/adenosylcobinamide-phosphate guanylyltransferase, translating to MITFVLGGNKSGKSDYALDLFAEYSGRKCFIATGKARDMAFRQQIMDHRLERDPSIPVLEAGADLRQVLNRAREEYDHLLVDSLDFWLFSCSEIADGEQSIGEVVRLLSEWKGPDVVLVSCEVGLGPVAMTREVRSFVRRLGSLNRTMAAIADEVYLVAAGLPLTLKK from the coding sequence TTGATTACATTTGTGCTGGGGGGCAATAAGTCGGGAAAATCAGACTACGCCCTCGACCTGTTTGCAGAATATTCCGGCCGTAAATGTTTCATAGCCACCGGAAAAGCCCGTGACATGGCTTTTCGGCAGCAGATTATGGATCATCGGCTGGAGCGTGACCCGTCCATTCCGGTTCTTGAAGCCGGAGCGGACTTGCGTCAGGTGCTTAACAGGGCTAGAGAAGAATACGACCACCTGCTGGTGGACAGTTTGGATTTTTGGCTGTTTTCCTGTTCCGAAATTGCGGACGGGGAGCAGTCTATCGGGGAGGTTGTCCGGCTTTTATCTGAATGGAAAGGGCCGGATGTTGTTTTGGTGTCATGTGAGGTGGGGCTCGGCCCGGTGGCAATGACACGTGAAGTCCGCAGTTTTGTTCGCAGGCTCGGATCACTCAACCGTACAATGGCCGCAATTGCAGATGAAGTTTATCTTGTGGCCGCAGGGTTGCCCCTGACCCTGAAGAAGTAA
- the cbiR gene encoding cobamide remodeling phosphodiesterase CbiR, with protein sequence MSRFLNNFDFVFQLAAPSWVIPGTVAENCRFLAGKVDEVALLFFETKSCLDYTEADLPLDLADCGLSFHIHHPLDLPWDEGGERVAEIVLALNSKAAHLKPVAHVIHPPAAGLEAAGQIRDFAAVISRSSIKPGTVLFENIKENSLIGLTGVIADCGMKICLDLGHILAYAQDDLLRESGIEGHVGMLHLNAPGKGGKHLGLEYLDSNGLETLGILLDLLGKDGVVTVEVFEEKSFFNSLQLLSDYCIARKIK encoded by the coding sequence ATGTCCAGATTTTTGAATAATTTTGATTTTGTTTTTCAATTGGCAGCACCTTCATGGGTTATTCCCGGCACTGTTGCTGAGAACTGCCGTTTTCTGGCAGGCAAGGTAGATGAAGTCGCTTTGCTGTTTTTTGAAACAAAATCCTGCCTTGACTACACTGAGGCTGACCTGCCGCTTGATCTGGCGGATTGCGGGCTGTCCTTTCATATTCACCATCCGCTGGATCTGCCTTGGGACGAAGGCGGGGAGCGGGTGGCTGAGATCGTATTGGCCTTAAACTCCAAAGCTGCACATCTTAAACCTGTTGCCCATGTTATTCATCCCCCTGCTGCCGGACTTGAAGCCGCAGGGCAGATCCGCGATTTTGCAGCCGTTATTTCCCGAAGTTCGATAAAGCCTGGAACGGTTCTTTTTGAGAATATCAAGGAAAATTCATTGATCGGTCTGACCGGGGTCATAGCCGATTGCGGTATGAAAATATGCCTTGATCTAGGGCACATACTGGCTTACGCACAGGACGACCTTTTGCGTGAGTCCGGTATTGAGGGGCATGTTGGCATGTTGCATCTCAATGCGCCGGGTAAAGGCGGAAAGCATTTAGGACTTGAATATCTCGATAGCAACGGACTGGAAACTTTAGGTATTTTACTTGATTTGCTTGGAAAAGACGGTGTTGTGACTGTTGAGGTCTTTGAGGAAAAATCCTTTTTTAACTCACTGCAATTATTGAGTGATTATTGTATTGCAAGAAAAATAAAGTAA